GACATGGCCAAGCTGTTGCGCGCCGACAACCCCGACCGCTCGGCGATCGAAGCGCAGATCGACAAGATCTCGAATCAGCGCGCCGAGCTGCGCAAGGCCCAGGTGCGCACCATGCTCGACGTCCGCGCGGTGCTGACCCCGCAGCAGCGGGATCAGCTCAAGGCCGAGCGCGAGAAGATGCGCGCCGACATGCACGATCGCTTCCGCGGTGGCGCGGGACGTCATCGCGAGATGATTCGCGTGCGCAACACGCCGCTCGACACGCAGTAACGGCGGACCGAAAGACCCTCGCGGGCGGCGGGAGCGATCCCGCCGCCCGATTGTCTTTGGGGCGCGAACCTGTGCTAGGTTCCCCGCTTCGCCACGCAGGGTAGGGACCGTGTTCGAGGCACTCAGCGACCGTTTTCAGGGCATCATCCGCCATCTCACCGGCCAGGGCCGGCTGAGTCCCGACAACATCCGGGAAGCTTTGCGGGATGTCCGGCGCGCGCTGCTCGAGGCCGACGTCCAGCTCGACGTGGTGAAGGAGTTCACCTCCCGGGTCGAGGCCCGGGCGGTGGGTGAGGGGGTGCTGAAGAGCCTCACCCCCGGGCAACAGGTGGTGGGAATCGTCCATGACGAGCTGGTCAGCCTGCTCGGGAAGAGCCCGGTCACGCTTGCCGGCTCCCCGCATCTGCCCACGGTGGTGCTGCTCGCCGGATTGCAGGGCTCCGGGAAGACCACCTTCGCGGGCAAGCTCGCGCGCTGGCTCAAGCAGCGCAACAAGCGGGTGCTGCTCGCCAGCGCCGACGTCTATCGGCCGGCCGCGATCGACCAGCTGGAACGAGTCGCGACGACCGCGGAGGCCGGTTTCTGGCGGGCGCCCGAGGGAGCAACACCGCTCGAGATCGCGGCCGGCGCACTCGAGCAGGGGCGCACGCGCGGCTTCGATTTCCTGGTGCTCGACACCGCCGGGCGCCTGCAGATCGACGAGCCGCTCATGCAGGAGCTGGCCGATCTCAAGCGTGCCGTGCGCGCGCACCAGGTGATCCTGGTCGTGGACGGCATGACCGGCCAGGAAGCGGTGAGGATCGGCAGGACGTTCGCCGAGCGGATCGGAATCGACGGAGTGGTGTTGTCGAAGATGGACGGCGACGCGCGTGGCGGCGCGGCGCTGTCGCTGAGGCAGGTGACGGGAAAGCCGATCCTGTTCCTCGGCACCGGTGAGAAGCTGGACGGGCTCGAGGCGTTCGACCCGCAGCGGCTGGCCGGACGCATTCTGGGCATGGGCGACGTCGTCGGTCTGGTCGAGAAGGCGCGCGAGGCGGTGGACGAGGCCTCGGCGCGGCGGCTGGCCGAGAAGATGCGGCGCTCGGAGTTCACGCTCGAGGATTTCCTCGAGCAGATCCAGCAGCTCAAGAAGATGGGCCCGCTGGAGGATCTGATGGGCATGCTGCCGGGCGTGCCGAAGGAGGCGGTGGCGCAGATGCGTCCCGATCTCTCGAAGTTCCGGCGATACGAAGCGATTCTGCAGAGCATGACGCCGCGCGAGCGGCGCTCGCCGCGGGTGATCGACGGTAGTCGCCGCCGCCGGATCGCGGCGGGGAGTGGCACACGGGTGAGCGACGTCAATCAGTTGTTGAAGGAATTCGACCAGGCACGGACGCTGATGAAGCGCTTGAGACACGGACCGCGAGGGCTGGCCGCGCTGCGCGGCCGGATGCGGTAAACGAACGACGGAGGAGACTCATGGCAGTGGTGATTCGCCTGATGCGGGCCGGCGCCAAGAAGCGGCCCTTCTACCGGATGGTGGCCGCGGACTCGCGCCGTCAGCGCGACGGTCGCTTCCTCGAAATCCTCGGCCACTACAATCCCGTGGCCGACCCCTTCGAGCTGGTGGTGCAGAAGGACAAGGTCGAGGCGTGGATCTCGAAGGGCGCGCAGCCTTCCGAGCAGGTGGCCTCGCTGCTCCGCAAGCTGGGCATCGTGACGCGTTCGCAGCCGGCGGCGCATGCGGCGAGCGTCGAGGCTCCGGCCGCGGCGCCGGTCGCCAGGCCCGGGAAGGCAGCGAAGGCGACGTCCGCAAAGCCGGCGAAGCGAGCCGTCAAGCGCTCGGTGTCGGCGCGGAAGACCAAGGCGCGGGCCGCCCGCAAGGCCGGCAAGAAGCCGGCGGTGAAGAAGTCGGCCAAGTCGTAGCGAGCGGGCCCCCGAGGATTCGGCTCCCATTCCTTCCCGGGCTCGAGGCGCGGCGGGCGTGAGGCGCGCACGATCGGCATGCGGCCGGCTCGCGCTGCTCACCCTGCTGCTCGCCGGGTGCGGCGGCGGCGGCCTGCGCCCCGGGGCGACGACCGCGGGGCATGATGCCCAGGCGCGCGAACGCTCGCAGGCGTTCATCGACGCCGGCAACCAGGCCTATCAGGCCGGTGACTATCCGCTCGCGCTCAAGCGGTACGCGGCCGCCGCGGTCGCGGATCCACAGGATCCGGCGGCCTATTTCGGCATGGGCATGACGTTCACGCGCCTCAAGCGCGAGGACGAGGCGCGCGCGGCGTTCGCGAGGGCGCGGGCGCTGGCCGAGGAAGCGCGGCGGCGTTGAACAACCGCCGGCCGCTCTTGCAAGCCCAACGCCGATCGCGTTTCATGACGCGAATCCTCCGGCGCGCGTCCTCCCAACCGGGCTTCGTCCACACATGCTCGATCTGAAATTTCTGCGCACTCATCGCGACAAAGTGGAAGCCGGCGTTGCCCTGAAGGGCATGACCGTCGACCTCAAGACCTTCTACGGAGTCGAGGAACGGCGCCTGCAGGTCCTTCACGAGAGCGAGCAGCTGAAGGCGCGCCGCAACGCCGCCAGCGAGCAGATCGCGGCGCTCAAGAAAGGCGGTCAGGACGCTTCGGCCGAGATCGCCGCGATGCGCGAGGTCGGCGATCGCATCAAGGCGCTCGACGAGGAGCTGCGCAAGCTCGAGGAGGAGAGCGAGGCGCTGGCGGCGTGGATTCCGAACCTGCCGCACGAATCGGTGCCGCCCGGCCGCGACTCGGCGCAGAACCAGCTGGTGCGCACGGCTGGAGCCCAGCGCGAATTCGATTTCGAGCCGAAGCCCCACTGGGAGATCGCGACCCGCCTGGGGCTCCTCGACTTCGACCGCGCGCCCAAGATCTCCGGTTCGGGATTCCTGCTCTTCACCGGGCGCGGCGCGCGTCTCGAGCGGGCGCTGATCAGCTTCATGCTCGATTTCCACGTCGAGCGCCACGGCTACACCGAGGTTTCGCCGCCGCACGTAATCCGGCGCGCGGCGTTGTTCGGAACCGGCCAGCTCCCGAAACTCGAGGGGGACATGTACCTGATCGGCGAGGACGACCTGTTCCTGAATCCGACCGCCGAAGTGCCGGTGACGAACATCCATCGCGACGAGATTCTCGAGCCAGGCATGCTGCCGCGCTATCTGACCGCGTACTGCGCGTCCTATCGCCGCGAGGCGGGCGCCGCCGGCCGCGACACGCGCGGCATGATTCGCGTGCACCAGTTCGACAAGGTCGAGCTGGTGAAGATCGTGGCGCCCGAGACCAGCTACGACGAGCACGAGAAGCTGGCGCGCGAGGTCGGCGACATCTTCGAGGCCCTCGAGCTTCCCTATCGCGTCATGCTGCTGTGCACCGGCGACCTCAGCTTCGCCGCCGCCAAGTGCTACGACTTCGAAGTGTGGGCGCCGGGCTCGGCCGCCTGGCTGGAGTGCTCGTCGTGCTCCAACTTCGAGGATTTCCAGGCGCGCCGCATGGGCATGCGGTTCCGTCGAACGGCCGGTGCCAGGGTGGAGTTCCCCCATACGCTCAACGCGTCGGGCGTGGCGCTGCCGCGCACCTACGCCTCGCTGCTCGAGAATCACCAGCGTGCCGACGGATCCGTGGTGATCCCGGCGGCGCTGCGCCCGTACCTCAATGGCCTCGAGGTGCTGACGCCTTAGGCTCCGCGACGGAACCGAGCTTGGCCCGGAGAGCCGGAACGATGCGCGCATGATCGGCCCGTTGCGGATGAGCGGTTCGCAGCTGCTGCGCGCGGGGCTGTTCGTGGGTGCCAGCCTGCTCGCGGCTGCGGTCTTCATCTTCACCAATCAGGCGCTGCGTCGCCTCACGCACGAGGTCGAGACCACCTCGCGCGTGCTGGCGCGCTTCTGCGCCCAGGCCTCGATTCCCGCGACCCGCGATCCCGAGCTGCAGCGCATCTTCTCGGAGGTGCTCTCGGGCATCGAGTTCCCGATCGTCATCACCGACACGCTCGGCATGCCACGAGCCTGGCGCGAGATCGACGTGGACCCCGCGCTGGTGCCGGCGGCATCGATCGACAGCCTGGAGGACAACCTGCCGATCGCTCAGCCGATTCGCGACCGCATCGAGCGGGTGCGCGCCCAGGTGGTGGTGCTCGACCGTCTCAATACGCCGATCGCCATGACCCAGCCCGGCACCGGCGCCAGGCTCGGCGCGGTGCACTACGGGGCACCCCCGGTGCTGGAGCGATTACGACTGATGCCGGTGATCTCGGTGGTGGGCGTCATGGTGCTGCTCGCGCTCGGATACTGGGGTCTGGCCGGCATTCGCGAAGCCGACCGCCGCATCATCTGGGTGGGCATGGCCAAGGAGACCGCTCACCAGCTCGGCACGCCGCTCTCGTCACTGATGGGCTGGGTCGAGTTGCTGCGCGCCAATCTCGAATCCGGAGGCGGTGAGCGCGTCACGCTGGCACGCGCCGAGACCGAAGAGACGCTGGGCGAGATGGACCGAGACATCGAGCGGCTGAGCCGGGTGGCGCAGCGATTCAGCCACGTCGGCTCCTCGCCCAATCTGCAGCTCCAGGATCCGACGCCGGTGGTGCGCGAGGCGGTGGCCTACATGCGCCGGCGCATTCCGCAGGCGGCGGGCGAAGTCGAAATCGTCGAGCGCTACGAG
This Candidatus Sulfotelmatobacter sp. DNA region includes the following protein-coding sequences:
- the ffh gene encoding signal recognition particle protein, with protein sequence MFEALSDRFQGIIRHLTGQGRLSPDNIREALRDVRRALLEADVQLDVVKEFTSRVEARAVGEGVLKSLTPGQQVVGIVHDELVSLLGKSPVTLAGSPHLPTVVLLAGLQGSGKTTFAGKLARWLKQRNKRVLLASADVYRPAAIDQLERVATTAEAGFWRAPEGATPLEIAAGALEQGRTRGFDFLVLDTAGRLQIDEPLMQELADLKRAVRAHQVILVVDGMTGQEAVRIGRTFAERIGIDGVVLSKMDGDARGGAALSLRQVTGKPILFLGTGEKLDGLEAFDPQRLAGRILGMGDVVGLVEKAREAVDEASARRLAEKMRRSEFTLEDFLEQIQQLKKMGPLEDLMGMLPGVPKEAVAQMRPDLSKFRRYEAILQSMTPRERRSPRVIDGSRRRRIAAGSGTRVSDVNQLLKEFDQARTLMKRLRHGPRGLAALRGRMR
- the rpsP gene encoding 30S ribosomal protein S16, producing the protein MAVVIRLMRAGAKKRPFYRMVAADSRRQRDGRFLEILGHYNPVADPFELVVQKDKVEAWISKGAQPSEQVASLLRKLGIVTRSQPAAHAASVEAPAAAPVARPGKAAKATSAKPAKRAVKRSVSARKTKARAARKAGKKPAVKKSAKS
- a CDS encoding tetratricopeptide repeat protein; amino-acid sequence: MRRARSACGRLALLTLLLAGCGGGGLRPGATTAGHDAQARERSQAFIDAGNQAYQAGDYPLALKRYAAAAVADPQDPAAYFGMGMTFTRLKREDEARAAFARARALAEEARRR
- the serS gene encoding serine--tRNA ligase → MLDLKFLRTHRDKVEAGVALKGMTVDLKTFYGVEERRLQVLHESEQLKARRNAASEQIAALKKGGQDASAEIAAMREVGDRIKALDEELRKLEEESEALAAWIPNLPHESVPPGRDSAQNQLVRTAGAQREFDFEPKPHWEIATRLGLLDFDRAPKISGSGFLLFTGRGARLERALISFMLDFHVERHGYTEVSPPHVIRRAALFGTGQLPKLEGDMYLIGEDDLFLNPTAEVPVTNIHRDEILEPGMLPRYLTAYCASYRREAGAAGRDTRGMIRVHQFDKVELVKIVAPETSYDEHEKLAREVGDIFEALELPYRVMLLCTGDLSFAAAKCYDFEVWAPGSAAWLECSSCSNFEDFQARRMGMRFRRTAGARVEFPHTLNASGVALPRTYASLLENHQRADGSVVIPAALRPYLNGLEVLTP
- a CDS encoding HAMP domain-containing sensor histidine kinase; its protein translation is MIGPLRMSGSQLLRAGLFVGASLLAAAVFIFTNQALRRLTHEVETTSRVLARFCAQASIPATRDPELQRIFSEVLSGIEFPIVITDTLGMPRAWREIDVDPALVPAASIDSLEDNLPIAQPIRDRIERVRAQVVVLDRLNTPIAMTQPGTGARLGAVHYGAPPVLERLRLMPVISVVGVMVLLALGYWGLAGIREADRRIIWVGMAKETAHQLGTPLSSLMGWVELLRANLESGGGERVTLARAETEETLGEMDRDIERLSRVAQRFSHVGSSPNLQLQDPTPVVREAVAYMRRRIPQAAGEVEIVERYEEVPPINLSRELLEWAVENLLSNAIDALDKRPARITVTVERRSQTEAVEIVIADNGRGMSLAEQRRAFEPGYTTKRRGWGLGLALARRVVEEYHGGRLAIRHSAPHQGTVIVASFPT